A segment of the Natrinema sp. SYSU A 869 genome:
GCGGTAGCTCGTCGCTGTGGCAGTCGACGAGACGATCCAGCACCTCAGTGGCCTCCACTGTCGGCACCTTCCGCTTCAGTTTGAGGGTGTTCCCAACCAGGTGGACATGCCTTGTCGACCACTGGTACGACCTTGAGAGTTCCCGCCGGTTACTATCGGTAGTTCCCATCGAATCAGAAGTTAGTCGAGACTGATGAGGTTAGATTCTCAGGAAGCGTCTGAATGGGTGTATGAAGTGCCTCTACCATCCAGACACCGTTCTTACGGCCTCTGACCTTGAAACCTTAGCGCTTGATCTCCTCTCTGAGATCCCGATCCCCGGAGTCGAAGGCTGCGGCTTCGACTCCGGGATTATCCGACAGACGCTCCTCCAGGCCGCTGTCGATCAGAAATCCATCAAGGCTGTCACTGACACCACTCGTGGAACGTACTCCGATGACTACACGCTTGCCCAACTTCACACGGTCCCGCCTGCTGAACTCGAAGCAATCGCTAACCGCCTTCTCTGTCAGCAGGCGGCGATGATCCTCGGCGCTGGGCCGAGGATCATCTGCCTCGACTTCGTCGATATCCATTATCATGGCTGTCCACACGCTGAACCTGGTGTAATCTGTCACACGAAGCCTCGCGATGGCACCTCCCAGTGCCATCGCTACCTTGCTGGATTTGTTCTTTGTCGGGCCAAACCACTGGTCGTCGCAGTCACACCCGTTCGTGGTGATGAACCGAAGAGCGACGCGGTCGAGCGAGTGCTCGACCACGTCGCGGCCCTCCCCTTTGATGTCGCTGGCGTTCTTGCCGACCGTGGGTTCTACGACGGAACGTCGATCGAGCGACTGAATGCAGTCGCATCAGTCGCTCTTCCAGTCGTGCGGCGCGGAAAACAGATGGCAGAGAAACTCGACACGACGGTGTCCTACTGGACGGAGTACGTGATGTACGAGGGGAGCGAGCGGGAACTACGCTTCCCGCTCGCGGTCTGTGTCTCCTACCAGCAGGGCAATCGAGGTAAACACGGCTTGCTCGTTCGGGCGTACGTGGCGTGCGATCTGACCGATCGCACGCCGAAAGATGTCGAAGCACTCTACCAGAAGCGCTCAGCGATCGAGACAGCTTTCCGAACGATACGTGAAGCGCGTGCACGAACCAGCACGACTGATCCAGTCGTGCGGCTGTTGTTCGTTCTGGTGAGCTTCCTGTTGCGGAATCTCTGGGTGATCGTTCGGTGGGGCGTGCTCGCCACGCCGCAGCGCGGCGGGCGAGCACTGCCTGTCTGGTTCCGGTTCGAGGTCTTCCGCGAGTGGATTGATCACGCACTCGACGACACGTTACGGCGGAAATGGGAAGCACCGACGAACTGTACCGGGATTCCGGCGACCTATAGCCAGCTGGACGCGGGCTGAGATCGCCCGCGTCCAGCGGCAACCCTATACCGGAGCGACGGCCTCGCATCGTGTCTGGCGCGACGGCTCTCTCACTGTCGTGAGATCGCCGTCTGAGCGTGCCGCAGGGAATCACTCGGTCTGATCTCTTTCAGTCCTTCTAAAAATCGAGTCAGCAATCAGGATCGATGGGAACTACCGACTATCGGCTCTTGCTAGCGGACTCGGCGAGTTCGGATTACAGTAGCTGGTCCCGTGAGCATGTATGGCAATCGGGTCACCGACGAGCCCCCTTCGACGTACAACGAGAAGACGGCACGACCGCCGAATCACCCACCGACACCGCGGAGCAAAGTCGACAATCTATTCAACGAAGTAGTTAAATAGACGCGCCTTTAACGTTTAACCAGATGGTTGAACAACAGTCGGACGATCTGGACCTCGACGCGGTCTTCCAAGCACTGTCGCACCCGACGCGACGTGCGCTCATCGAGCAACTTGCCGAGGGCCCAAAGAGCGTCTCGGAGCTCGCAGACCCCCACGACGTCTCGCTGGCCGCAGTGTCCAAGCACCTGCAGGCACTCGAGGATGCGGGCCTCGTCGCGGTCGAGAAGGACGGACGAGTCCGTCGGTGTCACCTAGATGCGGCACCGCTCGGCGAGGCGTTTGGCTGGTTGACTCGCTACCGCGTCTTCTGGGAGGACCGGTTCGACGCGCTGGCCGACCATCTGGAGGCCGACGAAGAATGACACCCGATACGACAGACGAAACCGAGATCGAAACGACGGACGCGAGTCTTACCATCCGACGCACATTCGACGCACCACGCGAGCGCGTCTGGCGAGCGTTCACCGACCCCGACGAACTCTCCCAGTGGTGGGGTCCAGCAAACTGGACGCTGTCAGTGTCCGAGATGGACTTCCGGGAGGGTGGTGTCTGGCACTTCTGCATGCAGGGCCCCGATAGCGAGGAGTCGTGGGGCAAGGTCGTCTACGAGGAGCTCGTCGAGCCCGAGCGAATCGTCGCGACCGACCTCTTCGCGGATGAGGAGGGTGACCGCGTGGCGGACACGCCCAAGCTATCGTTCACGTTTGAGTTCGCCGACCGCGACGGAGCGACGGAACTCACACTGACACACGAGGGTTTCCCCACGGCCGAAATGATCGAGGGGGCCGAAATCGGTTGGACCGGCTCGTTCGATGAACTCGAAACTCACCTGGAGGGACTGATGACTGACAGTGAGACCGTTGGCGGAGACGCGTTCGACCCGAGCGAGTACGACGTGACTATCACGCGGACGTTCGAGGCTCCTCGCGAAGCGGTCTGGGACGCGTGGACGGACCCCGAGCAGGTCGCCGAGTGGTGGGGTCCGACGGACTTCACGGTGCCGCGTTGCGAGATGGACGTCCGTCCCGGCGGTGCCTTCCGCATCGACATGGAGGCTCCCGACGGGACAGTCTACCCGAGCGACGGGAGGTTCGAGGCGGTCGACGAGCCCGAGCGTCTCGTGCTGGTAGACGGCGCCGTCGAGGACGACGACGGGAACTACCAGTTCGAGGTCCGCCAGACGGTCACGTTTGTCGACCTGAACGGGACAACGGAGCTGACGCTGGAGGCA
Coding sequences within it:
- a CDS encoding ISH3 family transposase, coding for MKCLYHPDTVLTASDLETLALDLLSEIPIPGVEGCGFDSGIIRQTLLQAAVDQKSIKAVTDTTRGTYSDDYTLAQLHTVPPAELEAIANRLLCQQAAMILGAGPRIICLDFVDIHYHGCPHAEPGVICHTKPRDGTSQCHRYLAGFVLCRAKPLVVAVTPVRGDEPKSDAVERVLDHVAALPFDVAGVLADRGFYDGTSIERLNAVASVALPVVRRGKQMAEKLDTTVSYWTEYVMYEGSERELRFPLAVCVSYQQGNRGKHGLLVRAYVACDLTDRTPKDVEALYQKRSAIETAFRTIREARARTSTTDPVVRLLFVLVSFLLRNLWVIVRWGVLATPQRGGRALPVWFRFEVFREWIDHALDDTLRRKWEAPTNCTGIPATYSQLDAG
- a CDS encoding metalloregulator ArsR/SmtB family transcription factor — protein: MVEQQSDDLDLDAVFQALSHPTRRALIEQLAEGPKSVSELADPHDVSLAAVSKHLQALEDAGLVAVEKDGRVRRCHLDAAPLGEAFGWLTRYRVFWEDRFDALADHLEADEE
- a CDS encoding SRPBCC domain-containing protein, yielding MTPDTTDETEIETTDASLTIRRTFDAPRERVWRAFTDPDELSQWWGPANWTLSVSEMDFREGGVWHFCMQGPDSEESWGKVVYEELVEPERIVATDLFADEEGDRVADTPKLSFTFEFADRDGATELTLTHEGFPTAEMIEGAEIGWTGSFDELETHLEGLMTDSETVGGDAFDPSEYDVTITRTFEAPREAVWDAWTDPEQVAEWWGPTDFTVPRCEMDVRPGGAFRIDMEAPDGTVYPSDGRFEAVDEPERLVLVDGAVEDDDGNYQFEVRQTVTFVDLNGTTELTLEAAVLEATPEVAKYLEGMEEGWNQSFEKLDDFVALSGGDL